Below is a genomic region from Ruania alba.
CGATCCGGCCGGCGGAGGGCCCTTCCTCGGCTCCCTCCGCATCGCCGCTCGTTGCCTCGTCGGCGTCGGTGGACGCTGCCGCTCCGGAACTGCCGCCCGAACCGTCGGTGGAGTCCGAGGCCGCGTCCTCGTCGGCGGCCTCGGTGACTTCCTCGGTCGGATCCTCAGTCACCGGTTCGGTCGTGTCGTCCTCGGCCGGTTCGCTCTCGCCACCGGCCTCTCCCTCGGCGGCCGACGCCCCGAGCCCCTGGGAGGCAGTGAAGGTGAGCTCGCCGTCGATCGGGTGCCCATCGGCGGACACCACCCGCCACACCACCACGTACTCCCCGGCGGGGAGGTCCGTGACCAGTGGCTGGCGTACCTCAGGGCCGTCCAGCTCGGGGTCGCCGTCGGAGACCTCGGTCCCCTCCGGGCCGGTGATCTGGATGTTCGTGCCCATCTCGAGAATGTCTTCGTTGAACGTGAGTAGCAGTGAGTCCGGCGCCGTGGTCAGTGTGGCGCCGTCTTCCGGGTCAGAGGAGATCAACCCGCTGTGTGCCGATGCCGGGGCTGCGGCGAGGGCGCCGAGCAGGGCGCCCAGGACCAGCGCGACGACGGCGCGCACGGAGTGCCGGGAGGTGCGGGTACCAGGCCCGAAGGAGGTGTGTGCGGACATGTCCTCAGGGTACGGCTGCTGGGCACTGGATCAGGCATAAGGGTGCATCGCCCCGGTGACCGATGCGCCACGATCGCACGCGTGTCGAGCCGGCTGTGGGCGCGCGGGAGGTGGCGGGGTATGGATACATTGCCAGGGCGCGCTCGATCACGCCTGCTGACGGCTGCTGCGGGCGCCCGGCTTCCCCACCCACGATTCCTGGAAGGTCACCGATGCCGATCACTCACGAGGTCCGGCCACGCACGAGCGCGGACGGCCTGCCGCGTTCGGAGCAGCTCGCCTGGAAGCTCGCCGAACTGGCCGCCGACCCCGCGCCGGTGCCGAGCGATGTGGTGGACATGGTGATCAACCGGATCATCGACAACGCCGCCGTAGCTACCGCCTCGTTGCTCCGGGAACCGGTGGTGGCGGCTCGGGCGCAGGCTCTCGCGCACCCGTACTCGGCCGGAGCGTGCGTCGTCGGGCGCAGCCCCGAGCTGCGGGTCAGCCCGGAGTGGGCCGCCTGGGCGAACGGGGTGGCGGTGCGTGAGCTGGACTACCACGACACCTTCCTCGCCGCCGATTACTCCCACCCGGGTGACAACATTCCCCCGATCCTTGCCGTGGCTCAGCATGTCGGAGCAGACGGCGCCTCGCTGGCCCGGGCGATCACCGTCGCCTACGAGATCCAAGTGAGCCTCGTCACGGCGATCAGCCTGCACAAGCACAAGATCGACCACATTGCCCACCTCGGTCCCAGCGCCGCCGCCGGGATCGGCACGCTGCTCGGCCTGGACACCACCACGATCTTCCAGGCGATCGGGCAAGCTCTGCACACGTGCACCGCGACCCGGCAGTCGCGCAAGGGGCAGATCTCCTCGTGGAAGGCGTACGCCCCGGCGTTCGCCGGCAAGGTGGCCGTGGAGTCGGTAGACCGTGCGATGCGCGGGCAGAGCGCACCGGAACCGATCTATGAGGGAGAGGACGGTGTGATCGCCTGGCTGCTCGACGGCCCCGAGGCGCGCTATCAGGTCACCCTGCCCGCCCCCGGGGAGGCGAAGACCGGAATCCTGCGCACGTACACCAAGGAGCACTCGGCCGAGTACCAGTCCCAGGCGCTCATCGACCTGGCCCGCCGCCTGCACCGCACGCACCCGGAGTTGACCGACCCGAAGAACGTGGCCTCGATCGTGATCCACACCAGCCACCACACCCACTATGTGATCGGCTCGGGAGCGAACGATCCGCAGAAGTACGACCCGAGTGCAAGCCGGGAGACCCTGGACCACTCCATCCCCTACATCGTGGCCGTCGCTCTCCAGGACGGCGCCTGGCACCACGAGACCTCCTACGCTCCTGAACGGGCCCGCCGGGCGGACACGGTCGAACTGTGGCGCACGATCACCACTGCGGAGGACCCCGAGTGGACCCGGAGATATCACAGCGAGGACCCGGCCGAAAAAGCCTTCGGTGGCCGGATGAAGATCACGCTCACCGATGGGCGCACCCTCACCGAGGAGATCGCGATGGCTGATGCGCATCCGTTGGGGGCGCGCCCGTTCGCGCGTGCTCAGTACGTGGAGAAGTTCCGCATGCTTGCCGACGGCGTCGCTGAGCCTGAGGAGGCCGCTCGCTTTCTCGAGCTGGTCCAGCGGCTGCCCGAGCTCAGTGCCGAGGAGGTGGTCGGCCTCACCGTGACCGCCCGACCCGGACTGCTCGGGACGGTGCGCAACCCGAAGGGGCTGTTTTAGATGCTGCACGCCCGGAGCACACCGGCGGCCAAGCGGGCCCGACTGCGGGCGGACCTGGCCGAGGGGCGCCTGCTGCGGTTTCCCGGTGCGCTCAACCCGCTCAGCGCCCGGCTCATCGCCGAGAAGGGGTTCGACGGGGTGTACGTGTCCGGGGCGGTGCTCGCCGCTGACCTCGGCCTTCCGGATATCGGCCTGACCACTCTCACCGAGGTGGCCACCCGGTCCGGCCAGGTCGCGCGGATGACGGACCTGCCCACGCTCGTCGATGCCGACACCGGCTTCGGTGAGCCGTTGAACCTCGCCCGTACGGTGCAGAGCCTGGAGGACGCCGGACTGGCCGGCTGTCACATCGAGGATCAGGTCAACCCCAAGCGGTGCGGCCACCTGGAGGGCAAGGCCGTGGTGGACCTCCCCGCGGCCGTCCAACGGATCGAGGCGGCTGTGAAAGCCCGGCGGGACCCGGACTTCCTGCTGATGGCCCGCACCGACGTGCGTGCCTTGGACGGGGTGCGAGCCGCCGTCGACCGGGCGAAGGCCTACGTGGATGCCGGGGCGGACGCCATCTTCGCCGAGGCGATGCGCGATCAGCGTGAGTTCGAGGCGATCGCCTCGGCGATCGACATGCCGGTGCTCGCGAACATGACCGAGTTCGGCAAGTCCGAGCTGCTCACCACCGATCAGCTCGCCGATGCGGGGGTACAGATCGTGATCTACCCGGTCACCCTGTTCCGGCTGGCCATGGGTGCCGCCGAGGCTGGGCTGGACGAGCTTGCCGCCGCGGGGACCCAGGCGGGCCTCGTGGACCGGATGCAGACCCGCAGCCGCCTGTACGAACTGGTGGACTACGACGGGTACGAGGCGTTCGACTCGTCCGTCTACCGCGGCCCCTGAGAGGTTGTTCCGCCGACGAAGGAGGAAGCATGACCGAGACACCGATCCACAAGGGACTGGCCGGCGTGGTGGTGGACACCACCGCGATCTCCAAGGTCAACCCGGACACCAACTCGCTGCTCTACCGCGGCTATCCGGTGCAGGATCTGGCCGCGCACTGCTCGTTCGAGGAGGTCGCCTACCTGCTCTGGCACGGTGAGCTGCCCAGCCCGGACCAGTTGGCCGAGATGGAGAAGCTCGAGCGTTCCCTCCGGCCGCTCGATGCACGCACGAAGACGCTCATCGACGCCCTGCCGACGACGGCCCATCCGATGGATGTGGTGCGCACCGCCGTCAGTCAGCTGGGTACCTTCGACGACACGCTGCTGCAACCGGAGGGGCTGACCGACCGCACCCTGAACGAGGGGCGTGCGATGTATCTGTTCGCGCAGCTCCCGGCGATCGTGGCCTACGATCAGCGCCGCCGCCGCGGTGAGGACCTCATCGAACCGCGTGATGATCTGGGGTACTCGGCGAACTTCCTCTGGATGACCTTCGGCAGTGAGCCGGCGCCGGCGGTGGAGCAGGCCTTCAACGTCTCGATGATCTTGTACGCCGAGCACTCCTTCAACGCGTCCACATTCACTGCGCGGGTGGTCACGTCCACGTTGTCGGACCTGTACTCCGCGGTTACCGGGGCGATCGGAGCGCTTAAGGGGCCGCTGCACGGCGGCGCGAACGAGGCAGTGATGGCCGTGTTCGGTGAGATCGGCACCGCCGACCGCGCCGATGACTGGCTCGAGGCCGCCCTCGCTGAGAAGCGCAAGATCATGGGCTTCGGGCACCGGGTCTACAAGCACGGCGATTCCCGCGTACCCACGATGAAGGCGGTGCTGGACGACCTGGTCGAGCATGCCGGCCGGCGGGACCTGGGTGACCTCTACGACGCCCTCGAGCAGGCGATGACGTCCCGCAAGAACATCCTGCCGAACCTCGATTACCCGGCCGGCCCCGCCTACCACCTGATGGGCTTCGACACCGCGACCTTCACGCCGCTGTTCGTCGCCTCCCGGGTGACCGGGTGGACCGCCCACATCATGGAGCAGCTCGAGTCCAACTCCCTGATCCGGCCGTTGAGCGAGTATGTGGGCCCGGATCAGCGGGAGGTGCCTGCCCGCCCCTGACCCCTGCCCGCTCCGCCCCTGACCCCGGCCGAACGCAACGTTGTGCGGCGGCAACCGCTTGTCGGGCCGCACAGGGTTGCGTTCGGCGATCAGGGGGGCCAGGGCGCCCTGGGCCCTGGGCCCTGCGCCCGACACCCGACGCCCTGCGCCTGTGGGGTTGGTGTATGGTCGCTGCCA
It encodes:
- a CDS encoding copper resistance CopC family protein; the encoded protein is MSAHTSFGPGTRTSRHSVRAVVALVLGALLGALAAAPASAHSGLISSDPEDGATLTTAPDSLLLTFNEDILEMGTNIQITGPEGTEVSDGDPELDGPEVRQPLVTDLPAGEYVVVWRVVSADGHPIDGELTFTASQGLGASAAEGEAGGESEPAEDDTTEPVTEDPTEEVTEAADEDAASDSTDGSGGSSGAAASTDADEATSGDAEGAEEGPSAGRIALFALIALGVIGAVTAAVVRLRRNS
- a CDS encoding MmgE/PrpD family protein, coding for MPITHEVRPRTSADGLPRSEQLAWKLAELAADPAPVPSDVVDMVINRIIDNAAVATASLLREPVVAARAQALAHPYSAGACVVGRSPELRVSPEWAAWANGVAVRELDYHDTFLAADYSHPGDNIPPILAVAQHVGADGASLARAITVAYEIQVSLVTAISLHKHKIDHIAHLGPSAAAGIGTLLGLDTTTIFQAIGQALHTCTATRQSRKGQISSWKAYAPAFAGKVAVESVDRAMRGQSAPEPIYEGEDGVIAWLLDGPEARYQVTLPAPGEAKTGILRTYTKEHSAEYQSQALIDLARRLHRTHPELTDPKNVASIVIHTSHHTHYVIGSGANDPQKYDPSASRETLDHSIPYIVAVALQDGAWHHETSYAPERARRADTVELWRTITTAEDPEWTRRYHSEDPAEKAFGGRMKITLTDGRTLTEEIAMADAHPLGARPFARAQYVEKFRMLADGVAEPEEAARFLELVQRLPELSAEEVVGLTVTARPGLLGTVRNPKGLF
- the prpB gene encoding methylisocitrate lyase, producing the protein MLHARSTPAAKRARLRADLAEGRLLRFPGALNPLSARLIAEKGFDGVYVSGAVLAADLGLPDIGLTTLTEVATRSGQVARMTDLPTLVDADTGFGEPLNLARTVQSLEDAGLAGCHIEDQVNPKRCGHLEGKAVVDLPAAVQRIEAAVKARRDPDFLLMARTDVRALDGVRAAVDRAKAYVDAGADAIFAEAMRDQREFEAIASAIDMPVLANMTEFGKSELLTTDQLADAGVQIVIYPVTLFRLAMGAAEAGLDELAAAGTQAGLVDRMQTRSRLYELVDYDGYEAFDSSVYRGP
- a CDS encoding bifunctional 2-methylcitrate synthase/citrate synthase, with the protein product MTETPIHKGLAGVVVDTTAISKVNPDTNSLLYRGYPVQDLAAHCSFEEVAYLLWHGELPSPDQLAEMEKLERSLRPLDARTKTLIDALPTTAHPMDVVRTAVSQLGTFDDTLLQPEGLTDRTLNEGRAMYLFAQLPAIVAYDQRRRRGEDLIEPRDDLGYSANFLWMTFGSEPAPAVEQAFNVSMILYAEHSFNASTFTARVVTSTLSDLYSAVTGAIGALKGPLHGGANEAVMAVFGEIGTADRADDWLEAALAEKRKIMGFGHRVYKHGDSRVPTMKAVLDDLVEHAGRRDLGDLYDALEQAMTSRKNILPNLDYPAGPAYHLMGFDTATFTPLFVASRVTGWTAHIMEQLESNSLIRPLSEYVGPDQREVPARP